From the genome of Papaver somniferum cultivar HN1 unplaced genomic scaffold, ASM357369v1 unplaced-scaffold_21, whole genome shotgun sequence:
CCAACACCGCCACCATCATCGAGTTGCAATCCAGATTGTAAGATGTGTTTGTGCACAAAATCATACCCTCCTAAATGCTCTTGCAAggattcaccaccaccaccaccaccaccgtccagTTGCAGTCCTGATTGTAAGATGTGTTTATGCGCAGAATCATACCCTCCTAAATGTTATTGCAAGGatgcaccaccactaccaccaccgtcTAGTTGCAGTCCAAATTGTAAGATGTGTCTGTGCACAAAATCATTCCCTCCTATATGCTCTTGCAAGgatgcaccaccaccaccaccaccaccaccaccatcaagtTGCAGTCCAGATTGTGAGATGTGTATATGTACACTATCATTCCCTCCTATATGCTCTTGCAATGAtataccaacaccaccaccaccgccgtctAGTTGTAGTCGTCATTGTAAAATGTGTAGATGCACCAAATCACTTCCTCCACAATGCTCTTGCATGGATACACCAACAGTACCACCTCCTCCTTCTGGTTGCAAACCAGAATGCCAGCAGTGTAGTTGCTCAGAATCCTACCCTCCTATATGCTCTTGCAAGGATGACTGATTTCATAGCCAAACTTAAGTCTGTATGTCAATCGATCTAGATCTACATGAATTTGGATTACTTTCAATGTATCTTGTCCTTCTGGTTGCAAACCAGAATGCCAGCAGTGTAGTTGCTCAGAATCCTACCCTCCTATATGCTCTTGCAAGGATGACTGATTTCATAGCCAAACTTAAGTCTGTATGTCAATCGATCTAGATCTACATGAATTTGGATTACTTTCAATGTATCTTGTTGGGTGATATTTCtgttaatatatatccttatttaTCCTATATATTCAtgttaatatatatccttatttaaggataatatattgtttcctagtatatagtatctttgctttatcataatattgggctctatatattcatgagttgtgtaaccagaattgataagattatcacaataagaattatcttcttcttgatcctatatttgtgaagatggtatctatgagctagggttcttgaatcatgggtagtgattcagaattataccaaaataaatcaaaacaaaaagggcAGATGGAAAACAAATTTGCTCCTATTATCGTTCAATCTGAAGGTGCAGTATTCAAGCCTGGGATTGTTCTTGATGAAACAAACTATGATTTGTGGTCACAAATCATAGAGATGCAtattgctgaaaaagaaaaaacctcctTTATTATGGGAAGGACAAGAAAACCtaccgaggaagatccaagatatgagaagtggcacacagataatcaaaaagtcaagagatggttgttgatgtctATGTCACCTGAAATCATGAAGAGATATATTCGGTTACCTACTGTTAGAGAGATTTGGGATGCATTATCTAAAGCCTTTTATGATAGAGATGATGAGATGCAGGTATTTACTCTAAATCGACGAGCGTTTTCGGCAAAACAAAATGGCAGAGCACACTTAATTCTGAAAAATTTGGAGAGCTGGATCATCGTGACAAGGTGGTTATGGAGAATTCTAATGATATTGAAGCCTATCGAAAATCAATTCAGCGCCTAAGGGTGCATATATTCCTTGCTGGATTAGATGAAAGTTGTGAACAGATTCGTGGTGAAATCTTG
Proteins encoded in this window:
- the LOC113340378 gene encoding protein PYRICULARIA ORYZAE RESISTANCE 21-like, whose product is MAKKMVSKVVIAVLMMLAMVAATSFPTAVNAKELDAKQQQTTSIDQIRNKAKACCNNCLCTKSIPPQCQCTDRKKNCYRGCKRCRCTKSSPPKCRCMDIRKKCYPKCRISSSLPPPPPSSSRCSPKCKVCMCTKSFPPKCSCRDAPTPPPSSSCNPDCKMCLCTKSYPPKCSCKDSPPPPPPPSSCSPDCKMCLCAESYPPKCYCKDAPPLPPPSSCSPNCKMCLCTKSFPPICSCKDAPPPPPPPPPSSCSPDCEMCICTLSFPPICSCNDIPTPPPPPSSCSRHCKMCRCTKSLPPQCSCMDTPTVPPPPSGCKPECQQCSCSESYPPICSCKDD